From the Maioricimonas rarisocia genome, one window contains:
- a CDS encoding GumC family protein encodes MNKLVLEGAGDATGRGESLDFVRGVVRFGRVVRNRLHIVLGILVSVSILGGISYVLSPPVYESAAELLVLQTGSSVLDSERNPQGTLSDQMPNFERVLRSDEVVKRTLKQLPPEHRSDFRGVRPERWIESFQSHLEVSAERKTNVMNIRYRSGDADTAYVVVSTLIGAYLEYMDHVMENTARDLLGILSQRKDALERDLKAREAELIEMKSRSQLLFASDEDRMISVLNQRVIKLNESLVKAQHEAIDARSFLLAIEEAIRQGEDIQQFASRMSEGLATELLKRHAGIASGDVYTQSRMQQELLSAQTELRNKLSFYGPKHPEILELQDKIRITQQYLTDQPRMTSESVKRASTEDLGPRLLQMARHRYLMAANQEQQLLAEFERERDNALQLNQQLAEIQIAELEIQRMRTYDDVLLDAITNIDLNKDNHLRTAVISEPQVNPVPVSPRLTVVAMLCLIIGTGGGLATVYLMDIIDDRFRSPDQLRSELGLPILAMIRKLPPLADSGLSSLYPFSKPNAVESEAFRSLRTTLEFSNEDTKCMTISSTEPGDGKTTVMASLGVAFAQSGRRTILIDGDMRRPGLTRLFNLTGHPGLSTVLMSDRSVEEAIDTLPHHTELPNLDVLPAGPRPANPVELLSGDRLSMLVAWAETHYDQVLIDAPPSLAAADGQIIGRMVDGAIMTVRPDKNRRRMVMRAVEALSELGCNVYGLIVNHVSPQSDSEYSYGYGYGYGYGEHDNDADEDAQTLPAGPKFVSPEQLRKSA; translated from the coding sequence ATGAACAAACTCGTTCTCGAGGGGGCGGGGGACGCTACAGGACGTGGCGAATCTCTCGATTTCGTTCGGGGCGTCGTTCGGTTTGGCCGCGTCGTCAGGAATCGCCTGCACATCGTGCTGGGCATTCTGGTGTCGGTGTCGATTCTGGGAGGGATCTCTTACGTCCTCTCGCCACCGGTATACGAATCGGCAGCGGAACTCCTGGTTCTGCAGACCGGATCATCGGTTCTGGATTCCGAGCGAAACCCGCAGGGGACGCTTTCCGACCAGATGCCGAACTTCGAACGCGTGCTCCGCAGCGACGAAGTGGTCAAGCGGACCCTCAAGCAGTTGCCTCCGGAGCATCGATCCGATTTTCGAGGCGTGCGGCCCGAAAGATGGATCGAGAGCTTTCAGAGCCACCTCGAGGTGTCGGCCGAACGCAAGACGAACGTCATGAATATCCGGTACCGGTCCGGTGACGCCGATACGGCGTATGTCGTCGTCAGTACGCTGATCGGGGCCTACCTGGAATACATGGATCACGTGATGGAGAATACCGCCCGTGATCTGCTGGGCATCCTCTCGCAGCGAAAAGACGCGCTGGAGCGGGATCTGAAAGCACGCGAAGCGGAACTCATCGAGATGAAGAGCCGCTCGCAGCTGCTGTTCGCTTCGGACGAGGACCGGATGATCAGCGTGCTGAACCAGCGCGTGATCAAGCTGAACGAGTCGCTGGTCAAAGCGCAGCATGAGGCGATCGACGCCCGTTCGTTCCTGCTGGCGATCGAGGAGGCAATTCGGCAGGGAGAGGACATCCAGCAGTTCGCCTCGCGGATGAGCGAGGGTCTCGCCACCGAACTGCTCAAGCGGCACGCCGGTATCGCATCCGGCGATGTTTACACGCAGTCCCGCATGCAGCAGGAACTTCTGTCGGCCCAGACGGAGCTGCGAAACAAGCTCAGTTTCTACGGTCCCAAGCATCCCGAAATCCTCGAGCTGCAGGACAAGATCCGCATTACCCAGCAGTACCTGACCGATCAGCCTCGGATGACGAGCGAATCGGTCAAGCGGGCGAGCACCGAAGACCTGGGACCGCGATTGCTGCAGATGGCACGGCACCGCTACCTGATGGCGGCCAACCAGGAACAGCAGCTGCTCGCCGAATTCGAACGGGAACGGGACAACGCACTGCAACTGAACCAGCAGCTTGCCGAGATCCAGATTGCCGAGCTCGAGATTCAGCGGATGCGAACCTACGACGACGTTCTGCTCGACGCGATCACCAACATCGACCTGAACAAGGACAACCACCTGCGGACGGCGGTCATCTCGGAGCCGCAGGTCAACCCGGTTCCCGTCTCGCCGCGACTGACGGTCGTGGCGATGCTGTGTCTGATCATCGGGACCGGTGGCGGTCTGGCGACCGTGTACCTGATGGATATCATCGACGACCGGTTCCGCTCTCCGGACCAGCTCCGCAGCGAGCTGGGCCTGCCGATCCTGGCGATGATCCGCAAACTGCCGCCCCTTGCCGATTCGGGACTGTCCAGCCTCTATCCGTTCTCGAAACCGAATGCCGTCGAATCGGAAGCCTTCCGGTCTCTGCGAACCACACTCGAGTTCTCGAACGAGGACACGAAGTGCATGACGATTTCGAGTACGGAACCGGGTGACGGCAAAACGACCGTGATGGCGAGTCTCGGTGTCGCGTTCGCCCAGTCCGGGCGACGGACGATCCTGATCGACGGCGACATGCGGCGGCCCGGTTTGACACGACTGTTCAATCTCACCGGACATCCGGGCCTGTCGACCGTGTTGATGTCTGACCGGTCGGTCGAGGAAGCGATCGACACGCTACCTCATCACACCGAACTGCCCAATCTCGACGTCCTCCCGGCCGGCCCGCGTCCAGCGAATCCGGTGGAACTGCTCTCGGGCGATCGCCTGTCGATGCTCGTTGCGTGGGCAGAAACGCATTACGACCAGGTGCTCATCGACGCTCCGCCGTCTCTGGCCGCCGCCGACGGGCAGATCATCGGTCGCATGGTCGATGGAGCCATCATGACGGTCCGGCCGGACAAGAACCGCCGCCGTATGGTCATGCGGGCGGTCGAAGCGCTCTCGGAACTGGGATGCAACGTGTACGGCCTGATCGTCAATCACGTTTCGCCGCAGAGCGACTCCGAATACTCGTACGGCTATGGCTATGGCTACGGGTACGGCGAGCACGACAACGACGCGGACGAAGACGCACAGACGCTTCCGGCAGGTCCCAAGTTCGTGTCACCCGAGCAGCTTCGCAAATCTGCCTGA
- a CDS encoding glycosyltransferase family 4 protein produces MPVPRSTVTELFSSELWLVGPVAAFLLAAVLTFVVRHVAPRIGLVDHPDGGRKAHRRPTPLMGGVAVLAAFIVVSGLSLLTVPAGELSQQVTASWGWLITSAVMFCAVGVVDDRVGLRPRYKFLLQILSSLPFAVFGHPVSMLNVLGHSVELGVLAVPFTVFWLVACSNIVNLIDGLDGLASMVGSVSCITIAVLSTMHGTPSVAYMAVLFSACIMGFLVHNWPPAKIFLGDAGSMTIGYAVGAFAIDASVKTAAGFALAIPVVLLAVPIFDTAMAIVRRKLQGRGIGDADRAHFHHRLQDRGLTRTQTLLAMSALCVTMAGVAVFSQVLRSDVVAVAACLAILVAVVASRLFGHHETHLALRHVEAFSEMLADSSRLLRDRIQLVRVDAAESPQERSFGRRWDEMCEHVRQLGGRNVAFELYDPSGEQTLNSRDWSADEHLQDGVTWEIALSIPRDDGSEANIRAAGTSPAAAPARRLASLLMFLEHFGRRWGIETAEQPAASPLRIPQPHVVTPEMAASLATASSDSEVRRAA; encoded by the coding sequence ATGCCTGTTCCACGTAGCACGGTGACGGAACTGTTCTCATCGGAACTGTGGCTGGTCGGCCCGGTCGCGGCCTTTCTGCTGGCAGCCGTGCTGACATTCGTCGTGCGCCATGTCGCGCCGCGCATCGGACTGGTCGATCACCCCGACGGTGGCCGCAAGGCGCATCGCCGGCCGACGCCGCTGATGGGCGGCGTGGCGGTTCTGGCCGCGTTCATCGTCGTCTCCGGACTGAGTCTGCTCACCGTCCCTGCTGGCGAGCTGTCGCAACAGGTCACCGCCTCGTGGGGCTGGCTGATTACGTCGGCCGTCATGTTCTGTGCCGTCGGCGTCGTCGATGATCGCGTCGGACTTCGCCCCCGATACAAGTTCCTGCTGCAGATCCTCTCGAGCCTGCCCTTCGCAGTCTTCGGCCATCCCGTCTCGATGCTCAACGTTCTGGGGCACAGCGTCGAACTGGGAGTGCTCGCTGTCCCGTTCACGGTCTTCTGGCTCGTCGCGTGCTCCAACATCGTCAATCTGATTGACGGTCTGGACGGCCTGGCGAGCATGGTCGGCAGCGTGTCCTGCATCACCATTGCCGTCCTTTCCACGATGCACGGCACCCCGTCCGTCGCCTACATGGCGGTGTTGTTCAGTGCGTGCATCATGGGATTCCTCGTGCACAACTGGCCGCCGGCAAAGATTTTTCTGGGTGACGCGGGCAGTATGACGATCGGCTATGCCGTCGGAGCATTTGCCATCGATGCGTCCGTCAAGACCGCAGCGGGATTTGCCCTGGCGATTCCCGTTGTGCTGCTGGCCGTCCCGATCTTCGACACCGCAATGGCGATCGTCCGCCGCAAACTGCAGGGCCGCGGCATCGGCGATGCGGACCGCGCCCACTTTCACCACCGGCTGCAGGATCGCGGACTGACCCGAACTCAGACACTGCTGGCGATGAGTGCCCTCTGCGTGACAATGGCGGGCGTCGCCGTCTTCTCGCAGGTGCTTCGCAGCGACGTCGTTGCCGTCGCGGCCTGCCTGGCAATCCTGGTGGCAGTCGTCGCCAGCCGCCTGTTCGGCCACCACGAAACGCATCTGGCGCTGCGGCATGTCGAAGCGTTCAGCGAAATGCTCGCCGACAGCTCGCGGCTCCTTCGGGACCGCATTCAGCTTGTTCGTGTCGATGCCGCCGAATCGCCTCAGGAACGCTCCTTCGGTCGTCGCTGGGATGAGATGTGCGAACACGTCCGGCAACTGGGCGGTCGCAACGTGGCCTTCGAACTGTACGATCCCTCAGGAGAACAGACCCTCAATTCCCGGGACTGGTCCGCCGACGAGCACCTGCAGGATGGGGTGACCTGGGAGATCGCACTGTCGATCCCGCGGGACGACGGCTCCGAAGCGAACATCCGGGCCGCCGGCACTTCGCCGGCCGCCGCCCCCGCCCGGCGCCTGGCCAGTCTGCTGATGTTCCTCGAGCATTTTGGACGCCGCTGGGGGATCGAGACGGCCGAACAGCCGGCCGCCTCGCCACTGCGAATTCCGCAGCCCCACGTCGTCACCCCGGAGATGGCCGCCTCCCTGGCAACGGCCAGTTCAGACAGCGAAGTCCGCCGGGCGGCCTGA
- a CDS encoding nucleotide sugar dehydrogenase, translating into MREELIGKIEDRSAIIGVIGLGYVGLPLIDAFFNRGFSAIGFDVDPAKVEKLNAGQSYIEHISSSKVQGWRSEGRFEATTDMSRLAEADAILICVPTPLTPSRDPDLTYVEKTGEHIAAALRPGQLVVLESTTYPTTTRDLLLPCLEKSGLKCGQDFFLAYSPEREDPGNPDYSASGIPKVVGGIDEASCEIACTLYRNAVVQVVPVSSAEIAEACKILENTYRAVNIALVNELKVLLDRMDIDVWEVINAAKTKPFGFQAFYPGPGLGGHCIPIDPFYLTWLARTQGLTTRFIELAGEVNSRMPEYVISRLSEFLNEAGKPIRGSRICLLGMAYKKDVDDPRESPSFVLMEMLLERGAEVTYSDPHVATLPKMRHHDLPEMSSSDLTPEFLESLDCALIATDHTAFDYEAIVRHAPLVLDTRNATAKVTEGREKIRKA; encoded by the coding sequence ATGCGTGAAGAACTTATCGGAAAGATCGAAGACCGGTCGGCGATCATCGGCGTCATCGGACTCGGTTACGTCGGCCTGCCTTTGATCGACGCATTTTTCAACCGCGGTTTCTCGGCGATCGGATTCGACGTCGATCCGGCCAAGGTCGAGAAACTCAATGCCGGCCAGAGTTACATCGAGCACATCTCTTCGTCGAAAGTGCAGGGGTGGCGGAGTGAAGGGCGGTTCGAGGCGACGACCGACATGTCGCGACTGGCCGAAGCGGACGCGATTCTCATCTGCGTCCCGACGCCCCTGACCCCCAGCCGCGATCCCGATCTCACGTATGTCGAGAAGACGGGCGAGCATATTGCGGCAGCACTTCGGCCGGGCCAGCTGGTCGTCCTCGAAAGTACGACCTATCCGACGACCACGCGGGATCTGCTGCTTCCCTGTCTCGAGAAGAGCGGGCTGAAGTGCGGTCAGGACTTCTTTCTGGCGTACAGCCCCGAACGGGAGGATCCCGGCAATCCGGACTACTCGGCATCGGGAATTCCGAAAGTGGTTGGCGGAATTGACGAGGCAAGCTGCGAAATCGCCTGCACCCTGTACCGCAATGCCGTGGTGCAGGTGGTACCGGTGTCCAGCGCCGAGATCGCCGAAGCCTGCAAGATCCTCGAAAACACGTATCGCGCGGTCAACATTGCTCTGGTCAATGAGCTGAAGGTCCTGCTGGACCGGATGGACATCGACGTCTGGGAAGTCATCAACGCGGCGAAGACCAAGCCGTTTGGATTCCAGGCGTTCTACCCGGGCCCGGGGCTGGGAGGGCACTGCATCCCGATCGATCCGTTCTACCTGACGTGGCTGGCGCGGACCCAGGGACTGACGACGCGGTTCATCGAACTGGCGGGCGAGGTGAACTCCCGGATGCCCGAGTATGTGATCAGCCGCCTCAGCGAGTTCCTCAACGAAGCGGGCAAGCCGATTCGGGGCAGCCGCATCTGTCTGCTCGGCATGGCCTACAAGAAAGACGTCGACGATCCCCGCGAAAGCCCGTCGTTCGTGCTCATGGAAATGCTGCTCGAACGTGGAGCCGAGGTCACCTACAGCGATCCTCACGTCGCGACGCTTCCGAAGATGCGGCATCACGACCTGCCGGAAATGAGCAGCTCGGATCTGACGCCGGAATTCCTCGAATCGCTCGACTGCGCGTTGATCGCGACGGATCACACGGCATTCGACTACGAAGCGATCGTGCGGCACGCCCCGCTGGTTCTCGATACCCGCAACGCGACCGCGAAGGTGACCGAAGGACGTGAGAAGATCCGCAAAGCGTAA
- a CDS encoding amidohydrolase family protein: MPGLQEFHVFRLFRMSLVPLATCLLALGTLRSSPAETPASTGKWDEATVITGGRIITGVQSDGEPLEWEKATLIIRNGRIEAVGPKVAVPDDARSIDATGLIVYPGFTDAAGDALLDSDKVPAPEAGARPDFRKYTLAEFRHDNRRGLRPEFTAADALKDEKTIERWRSAGLAISNVVPNLPVVGGRSTPLALTGTPRREALLADAGFLSITLEPPPRNGTNVNLAYPSTEMGAVAHLRQFVLDAEHHARLREAWNADPSSTARPPIDPALQAFAEARDSQVRCLFHADSRDEILRALDVAAELNLQPAICGGRDAWKCADRLKESNVPVILRIDFPKEPEIKQSKESDKLEAEVPAPLRYQRHQLERWRDRLACAARLHEAGIPIAFSTIGLDEPKDLLTNVQQTINAGLPVDAAVAALTRSAAELIGLEDVTGTLQPGRLGNAVVLTGPLEDKRSKLRYVVIEGRIFEYNDDAEPVDTSPADSDDAPELAGRWQMSIETDDMPTSATLELTQTDHELRGEFRSDVASGRVVAGKVSGTDVEFEVAIGAGDGDVRLKFTGKLESDSDSRTLSGTLKSAFGAAAKWTAKREATDEANSNVMQLSMEVDAEDDSSSSDDESERNELPTELPADRLQRPEPTGGTLLVRGGTVLTGTGETLRDTSILIRDGRIAAIGKDIEVEEDCRVIDASGRYITPGLIDTHSHIMISGGVNEATQSIVCEVRVEDVIETDTASEYRALAGGLTTARLLHGSANVIGGQDAVIKLKHGLTAREHLVPDRHRGVKFALGENVKYRENRYPNTRMGVEATLKRAFFEAIDYRRRWAEYERRKKAAGDESEALLPPRRDLRLETLAAIVSDEMFIHCHCYRADEILMLLRTTEQLGIRVWSLQHVLEGYKIAPEIAAHGASCSTFSDWWAYKVEAYDAIPHNAALLNEAGVNIAVKSDNAELMRHMNLEAAKSLRYGNMPPEDALQLVTLNPARELGLEDRIGSIEVGKDGDLAIFNAHPFNAFSRCEMTIIEGEIWYERKGQPTAMSAEAVERSAVPPQWRPAPPKKRQRVLEIPSEAPNGYAIVGATVHPVDAAPIRRGTVVVRDGRIAAVGPAGEVEIPDDVTKINARGFQVYPGLIDAGTTLGVIEIGRVRETRDFEELGVIQPDLRAGIAINVDSELIPVARAGGITTALIQPTGGLISGQCSLFQTAGWTSEEMVRDYTVGLALKWSTDEKRQKELEEFFDEARRYHRIRAAAAERKEALIVDPQFEAMGPYLDGERPVFVEAHSRKAIAEALLFAEEQKLKIVITGGTDAWKLASELKQRDVPVIVGPTMRSPISAWDPLDAPYANPGRLQEAGVTFCIRSDSASNSRNVAFEAARAVAYGLPEDEALKSMTLNAARVLGIEDECGSITVGKRADLLITDGSPLQHSTQIRVVTVGERLFNPESKQTRLYKRYRQRIHSAE, translated from the coding sequence ATGCCCGGTTTGCAAGAGTTTCATGTCTTCCGCCTCTTCAGGATGTCTCTCGTCCCGCTCGCAACATGTCTTCTCGCCCTGGGGACGCTGCGATCCAGCCCGGCAGAAACGCCCGCGTCCACGGGAAAGTGGGACGAGGCGACTGTCATCACCGGGGGCCGCATCATCACTGGTGTCCAATCGGACGGGGAGCCCCTCGAGTGGGAGAAAGCGACGCTGATCATTCGGAACGGTCGCATCGAAGCGGTTGGCCCGAAAGTCGCCGTGCCTGACGATGCGCGCAGTATCGACGCCACCGGACTGATCGTCTATCCGGGCTTTACCGATGCCGCAGGCGACGCCCTGCTGGACAGCGACAAGGTCCCCGCCCCCGAAGCCGGGGCCAGGCCGGACTTTCGCAAGTACACGCTTGCCGAGTTTCGTCACGACAATCGCCGCGGCCTCCGTCCCGAGTTCACTGCGGCGGACGCGCTGAAAGATGAGAAGACGATCGAACGGTGGCGATCGGCCGGACTGGCGATTTCCAATGTGGTGCCGAACCTTCCGGTCGTCGGCGGACGGTCCACACCGCTTGCGTTGACGGGAACTCCCCGCCGCGAGGCGCTGCTGGCAGATGCCGGGTTTCTGTCCATCACGCTCGAACCACCGCCCCGGAACGGGACCAACGTCAATCTGGCATATCCCTCCACCGAGATGGGGGCCGTCGCGCATCTCAGACAGTTTGTTCTGGATGCCGAACATCATGCGCGGCTCCGCGAGGCGTGGAATGCCGATCCTTCGAGCACCGCGCGTCCTCCAATCGATCCGGCACTGCAGGCATTTGCCGAGGCGCGTGACAGTCAGGTTCGTTGCCTGTTTCATGCCGATTCCCGAGACGAGATTCTGCGGGCTCTTGATGTGGCGGCCGAGTTGAACCTGCAGCCGGCCATCTGTGGTGGCCGCGATGCGTGGAAGTGCGCGGACCGGCTGAAAGAGTCAAACGTGCCGGTCATTCTCCGGATCGACTTTCCCAAAGAGCCGGAGATCAAGCAGTCGAAGGAGTCTGACAAACTCGAGGCCGAGGTGCCGGCCCCGTTGCGGTATCAACGGCACCAGCTCGAGCGATGGCGCGATCGCCTGGCCTGCGCCGCGCGACTGCACGAGGCGGGAATCCCGATCGCGTTCAGCACGATCGGACTCGATGAGCCGAAGGATCTGCTCACGAATGTGCAGCAGACAATCAACGCCGGTCTGCCGGTCGATGCAGCGGTCGCAGCACTCACACGTTCTGCGGCTGAGTTGATTGGACTGGAGGACGTCACGGGAACACTGCAACCGGGACGGCTCGGCAATGCAGTCGTGCTCACCGGTCCGCTCGAAGACAAGCGGAGCAAGTTGCGGTACGTCGTCATCGAGGGACGCATCTTCGAGTACAACGACGATGCCGAGCCGGTCGACACCTCGCCGGCCGATTCCGATGACGCACCGGAACTGGCCGGGCGGTGGCAGATGTCCATTGAAACGGACGACATGCCGACCTCGGCCACGCTCGAGCTGACGCAGACGGATCATGAGCTGCGCGGTGAATTCCGCAGCGATGTCGCCAGTGGTCGCGTGGTTGCCGGGAAGGTCAGCGGGACCGACGTCGAGTTTGAAGTGGCCATCGGTGCCGGCGACGGCGACGTCCGGCTGAAGTTCACCGGCAAGCTGGAATCGGATAGCGACAGCCGGACGCTGTCAGGCACGCTCAAGTCGGCCTTCGGAGCTGCCGCGAAGTGGACGGCGAAACGCGAAGCCACCGACGAGGCGAACTCGAATGTCATGCAGCTCAGCATGGAAGTCGATGCCGAAGATGATTCTTCATCGTCGGATGACGAGTCCGAGCGGAACGAACTGCCGACCGAGCTCCCTGCTGACCGTCTGCAGCGGCCCGAGCCGACCGGCGGAACACTGCTGGTGCGTGGGGGAACCGTCCTCACCGGCACCGGCGAGACGTTGCGTGACACGTCGATCCTGATCCGGGACGGCAGGATTGCCGCCATCGGGAAGGACATCGAGGTCGAGGAAGATTGCCGCGTTATCGACGCCAGTGGCCGGTACATCACTCCGGGGCTGATCGACACGCACAGCCACATCATGATCTCCGGCGGCGTCAACGAAGCGACGCAGTCGATCGTCTGCGAGGTTCGCGTCGAAGACGTAATCGAGACCGACACCGCGTCCGAGTATCGTGCCCTTGCAGGCGGTTTGACGACGGCTCGATTGCTGCACGGCTCTGCCAACGTGATCGGCGGCCAGGATGCGGTCATCAAGCTCAAGCATGGTCTGACCGCCCGCGAGCACCTCGTGCCGGACCGTCACCGTGGCGTGAAGTTCGCTCTTGGCGAGAACGTGAAGTACCGCGAGAACCGCTACCCGAACACGCGCATGGGAGTCGAGGCGACGCTCAAACGGGCCTTCTTCGAAGCGATCGACTACCGCAGGCGGTGGGCCGAGTACGAACGCAGGAAGAAGGCTGCCGGCGACGAGTCGGAAGCTCTGCTTCCCCCCCGCCGCGACCTGCGTCTGGAAACGCTGGCGGCAATCGTCAGCGACGAAATGTTCATTCACTGCCATTGCTACCGGGCGGACGAGATCCTGATGCTGCTGCGGACAACCGAGCAGCTTGGCATTCGAGTCTGGTCGCTGCAGCACGTGCTGGAGGGGTACAAGATCGCTCCGGAAATCGCCGCCCATGGCGCGAGCTGCAGCACGTTCTCGGACTGGTGGGCATACAAGGTCGAAGCGTACGACGCGATTCCGCACAACGCCGCCCTGCTTAACGAAGCGGGCGTCAACATTGCCGTTAAAAGCGACAACGCCGAGCTGATGCGGCACATGAATCTCGAAGCGGCCAAGTCACTGCGGTACGGCAACATGCCGCCGGAAGACGCGCTGCAGCTTGTGACACTCAACCCGGCGCGTGAACTGGGCCTGGAGGACCGGATCGGCTCGATCGAAGTGGGCAAGGATGGTGATCTGGCGATCTTCAATGCTCACCCGTTCAACGCCTTCTCCCGTTGCGAGATGACCATCATCGAAGGGGAGATCTGGTACGAACGGAAGGGACAGCCAACGGCCATGTCGGCCGAGGCAGTCGAACGTTCCGCTGTGCCGCCACAATGGCGCCCCGCGCCCCCGAAGAAGCGGCAGCGTGTGCTGGAGATTCCGTCCGAAGCGCCGAACGGGTATGCGATCGTGGGGGCAACGGTTCACCCGGTCGATGCTGCTCCAATCCGGCGTGGAACCGTTGTCGTCCGCGACGGGAGAATTGCCGCTGTCGGACCGGCCGGAGAGGTGGAGATTCCTGACGATGTGACGAAGATCAATGCCCGCGGCTTTCAGGTCTATCCCGGGCTGATCGATGCCGGCACGACGCTGGGGGTGATCGAGATTGGCCGTGTGCGGGAAACCCGCGACTTCGAGGAGCTGGGCGTCATCCAACCGGATCTGCGGGCCGGCATTGCGATCAATGTCGATTCGGAACTGATCCCGGTGGCCCGGGCCGGTGGAATCACGACCGCGCTGATTCAGCCAACCGGAGGACTTATCTCGGGACAGTGTTCGCTGTTCCAGACGGCCGGCTGGACGTCGGAGGAAATGGTCCGTGATTACACGGTCGGACTTGCGCTGAAGTGGTCGACCGACGAAAAGCGACAGAAAGAACTCGAGGAGTTCTTCGACGAAGCGCGCCGCTATCACCGGATCCGAGCTGCGGCCGCGGAGCGCAAGGAGGCACTGATTGTGGATCCGCAGTTTGAAGCGATGGGACCATACCTGGATGGTGAACGGCCGGTGTTTGTGGAAGCGCACAGCCGGAAGGCGATCGCCGAGGCACTGCTGTTCGCGGAGGAGCAGAAGCTGAAGATCGTCATCACCGGCGGGACTGACGCCTGGAAGCTGGCTTCGGAGCTGAAGCAGCGTGACGTGCCGGTCATCGTGGGGCCGACGATGCGGTCGCCGATCTCGGCGTGGGATCCTCTGGATGCGCCGTACGCCAATCCGGGGCGATTGCAGGAGGCGGGCGTCACATTCTGCATCCGGTCTGATAGCGCGTCGAACAGTCGCAATGTCGCTTTCGAAGCCGCAAGAGCGGTTGCCTATGGGCTGCCGGAGGACGAAGCGCTCAAGTCGATGACCCTGAACGCGGCTCGTGTCCTGGGGATCGAGGACGAGTGCGGTTCGATCACGGTCGGGAAGCGTGCCGACCTGCTCATCACCGATGGCTCACCGTTGCAGCATTCGACACAGATTCGGGTGGTGACCGTCGGGGAGCGACTGTTCAATCCGGAGAGCAAGCAGACGCGGTTGTACAAACGGTATCGTCAGCGGATTCACTCGGCGGAATAG